From the Opitutus sp. ER46 genome, one window contains:
- a CDS encoding PhoH family protein has protein sequence MPSKTLHFPSPRHLSSLFGGREENLVHAERALGCRLTTREDWLKIEGTEEQVQTADALFTFLDKGRAQGMRIRTPDFHRITDAFGRGEGPQLQTLLDEPLVIATNRKTIVPKTLGQKLYLQSMLAHPVVFGIGPAGTGKTYLAMAAAVNALLKNQVERIILTRPAVEAGEALGFLPGDLREKILPYLRPLYDALHDMLDAEDVTRLTEKGIIEIAPLAYMRGRTLSHAFIILDEAQNTTSEQMMMFLTRLGEDSRMVVTGDVTQVDLPRSKQSGLVEVRHILEDIPGIDFHTFSGADVVRHPLVQRIIDAYEAYRNPEDNEEPPDEKQS, from the coding sequence GTGCCGTCCAAGACGCTCCATTTTCCCAGTCCGCGTCACCTGAGTTCGCTGTTCGGCGGCCGGGAGGAGAACCTCGTCCACGCCGAGCGCGCCCTCGGCTGCCGGCTCACCACCCGCGAGGACTGGCTCAAGATCGAGGGCACCGAGGAACAGGTGCAGACGGCGGACGCTTTGTTCACCTTCCTCGACAAGGGCCGCGCCCAGGGCATGCGCATCCGCACCCCCGATTTTCACCGGATCACGGACGCCTTCGGCCGAGGCGAGGGTCCGCAGCTGCAGACGCTCCTTGACGAGCCGCTCGTCATTGCCACCAACCGCAAGACGATCGTCCCGAAGACCCTCGGCCAGAAGCTCTATCTCCAGTCGATGCTCGCCCACCCCGTCGTGTTCGGCATCGGACCCGCCGGCACCGGCAAGACCTACCTGGCCATGGCCGCCGCGGTGAACGCCCTGCTCAAGAACCAGGTGGAGCGCATCATCCTGACCCGCCCGGCCGTCGAAGCGGGCGAAGCCCTCGGCTTTCTGCCCGGCGACCTCCGCGAAAAGATCCTGCCGTACCTGCGGCCGCTCTACGACGCCCTCCACGACATGCTCGACGCCGAGGATGTCACCCGGCTCACCGAGAAGGGGATCATCGAGATCGCCCCGCTCGCCTACATGCGCGGCCGCACCCTCTCGCACGCGTTCATCATCCTCGACGAGGCCCAGAACACCACATCCGAACAGATGATGATGTTCCTCACCCGCCTCGGCGAAGACTCGCGCATGGTCGTCACCGGCGACGTCACCCAGGTCGACCTCCCGCGCTCCAAGCAGAGCGGCCTGGTCGAAGTCCGCCATATTCTCGAGGATATCCCCGGCATCGATTTTCACACGTTCAGCGGCGCCGACGTTGTCCGGCACCCCCTCGTCCAGCGCATCATCGATGCCTACGAGGCCTATCGTAATCCCGAGGACAACGAAGAGCCGCCCGACGAAAAGCAGTCCTGA
- a CDS encoding HIT domain-containing protein, with product MQQLHAYWRMEYIEAPRYPPAMKRPFTELPAMGDDRAALIVHRARLSYLVLNRFPYNPGHLLAVPFREVTDLEGLATEERADLFEEIIYGQRLLTAALKPDAFNIGFNLGEAVAGGSIPHIHGHIVPRWNGDTNFMPVLGQTRILPQSLDATWAKLAAAVQTCPR from the coding sequence ATGCAGCAGCTGCACGCCTACTGGCGGATGGAATATATCGAAGCTCCTCGCTACCCGCCGGCGATGAAGCGGCCGTTTACCGAGCTGCCTGCCATGGGCGATGATCGCGCCGCCCTGATTGTCCACCGCGCGCGCCTGTCGTACCTCGTCCTCAACCGTTTTCCGTACAACCCCGGCCACCTCCTGGCCGTTCCGTTCCGCGAGGTCACCGACCTTGAGGGTCTCGCCACCGAGGAGCGCGCGGATCTTTTCGAGGAGATCATCTACGGCCAGCGCCTCCTCACCGCCGCCCTCAAGCCCGACGCCTTCAACATTGGCTTCAATCTCGGCGAAGCGGTCGCCGGCGGCAGCATCCCGCACATCCACGGCCACATCGTCCCTCGCTGGAACGGCGACACCAACTTCATGCCCGTCCTCGGCCAGACCCGGATCCTCCCGCAGTCCTTGGACGCCACCTGGGCCAAGCTCGCCGCGGCCGTGCAAACCTGCCCCCGCTAA
- the fabF gene encoding beta-ketoacyl-ACP synthase II, which translates to MSNIPDSSTRRVVITGLGAVTPCGNTAAETWAALKAGRSGIGPITRFDASKCSAQLAGEVRNFDVTKPLAQPLHPRGPGGEALTQVLNPKDVKKFGRFTHLGAAAAVEAYADSGLDAHRASMASERLGVNLGVGVGGLPEIEAMHDTWKTGGFRKISPFFIIQIAPNLLAGQVSLLLDFRGMNMSVASACATSGHAMGEAAAAIRRGDADVMIAGGAESAITPLGIGAFAQMRALSTRNDAPEKASRPYDADRDGFVLSEGAVVFVLEEYEHAKRRGATIYAEMRGYGASADAYHLSSLAPGGEGSARAMRAALDRAGLKPTDIDYVSAHATSTPTGDGEEAAAIATVFAENKANLHVSGVKSMTGHLLGGAGAMGLFAAVMAIREGVIPPTINLENIDPACAALGLNFTPNTAVQKPVRAAMANSFGFGGTNASLVVAAVNATA; encoded by the coding sequence ATGTCGAACATCCCTGACTCCTCCACGCGCCGCGTGGTCATCACTGGCCTGGGCGCCGTCACGCCCTGCGGCAACACGGCTGCGGAAACCTGGGCAGCGCTGAAGGCGGGCCGGAGTGGCATTGGCCCGATCACGCGGTTCGACGCGTCCAAGTGCAGCGCGCAGCTGGCGGGCGAGGTGCGAAATTTCGACGTCACAAAGCCGCTGGCCCAGCCGCTGCATCCGCGTGGTCCGGGCGGCGAGGCGCTGACGCAGGTGCTGAATCCGAAAGACGTGAAGAAGTTCGGCCGGTTTACGCATCTGGGCGCGGCCGCCGCGGTTGAGGCCTACGCCGATTCCGGCCTGGACGCGCACCGCGCGTCGATGGCGTCGGAGCGTTTGGGGGTGAACCTGGGTGTGGGCGTGGGCGGGTTGCCGGAGATCGAGGCGATGCACGACACCTGGAAAACCGGCGGTTTCCGCAAGATTTCGCCCTTCTTCATCATCCAGATCGCGCCCAACCTCCTGGCCGGCCAGGTGAGCCTGCTGCTGGATTTCCGCGGGATGAACATGAGCGTCGCCTCGGCGTGCGCGACGAGCGGTCACGCAATGGGCGAGGCCGCGGCGGCCATCCGGCGCGGCGACGCGGACGTGATGATTGCCGGCGGCGCGGAGTCGGCGATCACGCCGCTCGGGATCGGGGCGTTTGCCCAGATGCGCGCGCTCTCCACGCGGAACGACGCGCCGGAGAAGGCCTCGCGTCCGTACGATGCCGATCGTGACGGCTTTGTGCTGTCGGAAGGCGCGGTGGTTTTCGTGCTCGAGGAGTACGAGCATGCCAAACGCCGCGGCGCCACGATCTACGCCGAGATGCGCGGCTACGGCGCGTCGGCCGATGCGTACCACCTTTCATCGCTGGCGCCGGGCGGCGAAGGCTCGGCCCGGGCGATGCGCGCGGCGCTTGATCGTGCCGGCCTGAAGCCGACCGACATCGACTATGTGTCGGCGCACGCGACCTCGACGCCCACGGGCGACGGCGAGGAGGCAGCGGCGATCGCGACGGTTTTCGCGGAGAACAAGGCCAACCTGCACGTAAGCGGCGTGAAATCGATGACCGGCCACCTGCTGGGCGGTGCCGGCGCGATGGGCCTGTTCGCCGCGGTCATGGCGATCCGCGAGGGCGTCATCCCGCCGACGATCAATCTCGAGAACATCGATCCGGCGTGCGCCGCGCTCGGCCTGAACTTCACGCCCAACACGGCGGTGCAGAAGCCGGTCCGCGCCGCGATGGCGAACAGCTTCGGCTTCGGCGGCACCAACGCCTCGCTCGTGGTCGCGGCGGTGAACGCGACGGCCTGA
- a CDS encoding DoxX family protein, producing the protein MKFLHFSFIPRSADLALLVLRAWFGLSLMLLHGWGKVSGFSAMAAKFPDPLHLGSASLSLGMATFAEFVCAGLVVLGLFTRFAALGVMITMGVAFWLVHGHQLTGPASGEMAFLYLGVFLPIFVGGPGKYSIDAAMGVK; encoded by the coding sequence ATGAAATTCCTACACTTCAGTTTCATTCCGCGCAGTGCGGATCTCGCGTTGCTGGTTCTGCGGGCCTGGTTCGGGCTCTCGCTGATGCTGCTCCACGGCTGGGGCAAGGTCAGCGGCTTCAGCGCGATGGCGGCGAAGTTTCCGGATCCGCTGCACCTGGGCAGCGCGTCGCTGAGCCTCGGGATGGCGACCTTTGCCGAGTTCGTGTGTGCGGGACTGGTCGTCCTGGGCCTGTTCACGCGCTTCGCGGCGCTGGGCGTCATGATCACGATGGGCGTGGCGTTCTGGCTGGTGCATGGGCACCAGTTGACCGGCCCGGCCAGCGGCGAGATGGCGTTCCTCTACCTGGGCGTGTTCCTGCCGATCTTCGTCGGCGGGCCGGGCAAGTACTCGATCGACGCTGCGATGGGCGTGAAGTGA